The DNA window TAACAGATGCAAAGTTACTGCGTACATTTCTCCACAGCAATAAAAGCATCTGCTGATTTGCAGCGCCCAGAATTAGCCCGGAATTAGTATCAGCATTATAATTGTACCGAATCCCTGACAGGGACTTCATAGCTGCAAGCTGACACATCGCGCGGTTTTCGGGTTATAATTCAAGTAATTCTTCTTTTGTAGTATAGTTTTATAAAAAGCACGGCGGCGTTTGCCGCCGTGTTGCATTTCTTTTTAGGTAACGTTAGGTAAACAAAAATAAAATGTCGCATTTAATGAACACCTATGCCAGGCTACCAGTCGCATTCGTTCGCGGGGAAGGCGTGTGGCTTTGGGACGAAAACGGCAAACGCTATCTTGACGCTGTAGCCGGTGTAGCCGTAAATGGCCTCGGCCATGCGCATCCCAAGTTAACACATGCCATTTGCGAACAGGCAAAAACACTGATTCACACATCCAACCTTTATGGGGTGAAGAAACAGGAAGAATTGGCAGACAAACTTGCCAGCATTTCCGGGATGGATGAAGTGTTTTTTTGCAATTCCGGTGCCGAGGCTAATGAAGCAGCCATCAAAATTGCCAGATTGTATGGTCATGGCAAGGGAATTGAAATTCCTACTATTATCGTCATGGAAAAGAGCTTCCACGGCCGGACAATGGCTACACTGACCGCAACCGGCAGCCGCAAAGTTCAAGCTGGCTTTGAGCCATTGCTTTCGGGTTTTGTACGCGTCCCCTATGATGATATAGAAGCGATTACTCAGGTTGCAGCGCATAATAAAAATATTGTCGCTATATTGGTAGAGCCAGTTCAGGGCGAAGGGGGCGTTCACATCCCTACCCCGCTAACAGACTATTTCACCGCATTACGACGCGTCTGTGATGAAAATGGCTGGTTGTTGATGCTCGATGAAGTGCAAACAGGGATTGCCCGTACCGGCACCTGGTTTGCCCATCAACACACGGCAATCAAACCCGACGTGATGTCACTGGCGAAAGGATTGGGTTCTGGCATGCCGATTGGCGCTTGCCTGACTGCCGGCAAAGCGAAGGACACCTTCAAACCGGGGAATCACGGTTCCACTTTCGGAGGCAATCCGCTTGCCTGTGCAGCAGCTTTGGCTACGTTGGCCGCTATCGAAGAACAAAATTTACGTGAACACTCAGTCGAGCTCGGTCAATACATACAGGATGGCTTCAATAAATCACTTGCCGGCATCGCCGGGGTGACACAAGTTCGCGGCCTGGGCCTTATGATCGGTATTGAACTGGATCGTCCATGTGGTGAACTGGTCAAGTTGGCGTTGGCAAAGGGTTTATTGATCAATGTCACCGCCGATAAAGTGGTCAGACTTCTGCCGCCAATGATCATGAGCCAGGAAGAAGCAGCGCAGTTAATCGATATTCTCAGCGCACTGATCAAGGAATTTTTGAGTCACCATTAACAAATCCGGCACCATCTCTGCTAAACGTCAAGGCTATTAAGCAACAAATAGACGCTTCAAAGGGATAGTGCCACTTTTTCAAGGCTGGTATTTTTCACAAAATGCCATTCGAGGTTTTATGCAAGTAAAGCATTTTCTGCAACTTAAAGATTTAGAGCAATCAGAGCTGGACTATCTTTTCAAGCGCGCACGCACAATGAAACAGCGTTTGGGCAAGGGTGAGTTATACCAGCCCCTGCGTGCTAAAACACTGGCCATGCTTTTTGAAAAAAATTCGACTCGCACCCGCGTTTCTTTTGAAGTCGGCATGAATCAACTTGGTGGCTCTGCCATGTTTCTTAGTCCCCGTGATACCCAATTGGGGCGTGGAGAACCCATTGAAGATGTGGCAGAAGTCATCTCCCGAATGGTGGATATTGTCATGATACGCACGTTCGAACAAGACATCGTCGAACGCTTTGCTGCACATTCCAAAGTCCCCGTCATCAATGGACTGACTGACGAATACCACCCTTGCCAGATTTTGGCCGATATTTTTACTTATATTGAGAAGCGTGGTTCTATTAAGGGCAAAACCGTCGCATGGATCGGCGACAGTAACAATGTATGCAACACATGGTTGCAAGCTGCCAAAATACTTGATTTCAATATGCACATTGCCACGCCGCCAGAGTATGAAGTAGAACCAGAGCGCGGCGAAAGTTTTGAAAGCATGCACATGGAGTGCTTTTCAGACCCGCATGATGCAGCTCGTGATGCAGATCTTGTCACGACGGATGTATGGACAAGCATGGGCTACGAAGACGAAACAGAAGATCGAAAACAGGATTTTCAGGATTTTCGCGTTGATGAGGAAATGATGGCACTGGCCAAACCCGATGCGCTTTTCATGCATTGCTTGCCCGCGCACCGTGGAGAAGAAGTTTCTGCCGGCGTGATTGATGGTCCGCAAAGCGTTGTATGGGATGAAGCAGAAAACAGGTTGCATACACAAAAAGCACTGGTGGAATATCTCTTGCTCGGAAAAATCAAGGAGCAGTAAGCAGGTAGTTTTGTCCAACACATCAACTTCCGTCACGATCAAATACCTGCAACGAACATTAATGACAATAGGTTCTAGCACATGAATATTGTATATTTCGAAGAAACTGATTCACTCTATATCGAACTGGTTCCTCAGGAAGCCACAGGCGCCTGGGAAGCAGCACCAGGTGTCATCATCAATTATGGTGCTGATGGACAGCCCGTTGGCATTGAAATAGATCAGGCCAGCGAAAAGGCCAATCTGGACAGTCTGAAAATCGGCAATTTTCCTGGATTGGTTGAAAACATCACAAAACGTGACCTCACACATTAAACAAGCTATCGAACGGAACAAATCATGAGTGAAATCAAAAAAGTCGTACTCGCCTACTCTGGCGGACTGGATACATCAGTCATTTTAAAATGGCTACAGGATGTCTACCAATGCGAAATCGTCACTTTCACCGCTGACATTGGTCAGGGTGAAGAACTGGAACCTGCGCGCGAAAAAGCAAAAAAATTCGGCGTCAAAGAAATATATATCGATGACTTGCGTGAAGAGTTTGTGCGCGACTTTGTTTTTCCTATGTTCCGTGCCAATACCATCTACGAAGGTGAATACCTGCTAGGCACCAGCATTGCACGCCCGCTTATTGCCAAGCGCTTGATTGAAATTGCCCGTGATACCAAAGCTGATGCTATATCTCACGGCGCAACCGGTAAGGGAAATGATCAGGTGCGATTTGAACTGGGTGCATATGCCCTGAATCCGGATATTAAAGTCATCGCGCCATGGCGCGAATGGGATCTGCTTTCCCGTGAAAAGCTGCTGGCCTATGCTGAGCAGCATGGCATTCCCGTAGAGATGAAACACAAAGCCGGCGGCAGCCCCTATTCCATGGATGCCAATCTATTGCACATCAGCTACGAAGGCCGCCATCTTGAAGATCCCGCTGCTGAGCCGGAAGACGATATGTGGCGTTGGACTGTTTCACCTGAAAAAGCACCAGACCAGGCGGAATATCTGGATGTTGAATACAAGTATGGCGACCCGGTAGCACTCAATGGCAAGCAACTTTCTGCAGCAGACTTGCTGGCAGAACTGAATCGCATTGGTGGAAAACACGGTATTGGCCGACTGGATTTAGTAGAAAACCGCTATGTAGGCATGAAAGCACGCGGCTGCTATGAAACACCGGGCGGCACCATTATGTTGAAAGCACATCGTGCTATCGAATCCATTACGCTCGATCGGGAAGTTGCGCATCTGAAAGACGAATTGATGCCGCGTTACGCTTCGCTCATTTACAACGGCTACTGGTGGAGCCCCGAGCGCGAAATGCTGCAAACCATGATCAACCATTCTCAAGTAAACGTAAATGGCTGGGTCAGGGTCAAACTTTACAAGGGAAATGTCACTGTCGTTGGTCGCGATTCTAAAACCAATTCTTTATTTGACCCTGGTATTGCCACATTTGAAGATGATCAAGGTGCCTACAACCAGGCAGATGCAGCGGGCTTCATCAAATTGAATGCATTACGTTTACGTATTGCCGCTAAATTCAAAAACAAAGCCAAATAAGTCTTAAGGAAATAAAATGTCTCAATTTGATAATGTGAATGTTGTAAAAAAAGCCAATGTCTACTTTGACGGAAAATGTGTTTCTCATACAGTCAATTTCCCTGACGGCACAAAAAAAACCATCGGTGTTATTTTCCCAAGCAAATTAGTGTTTAACACTGGCGCGCCTGAAATCATGGAAATAAACAGCGGTGAATGCAAGGTCAAACTGGCCGGCGAAAACGAGTGGAAAACCTACAAAACAGGTGAGAAATTTACCGTTCCTGGTAATTCTTCATTCGACATTGAAACCGTTGAAATGCTGGATTACGTTTGCCACTTCTGCTGATATCGCAATGACGACCATTGTTGTAGTCAAAAAAGACGGATATGCGGCGATTGCGGCAGACACGCTAACCAAGTGGGGTTCCGGCAAAGAATCCGCAGAGTATATTGTTAATCACGAGAAAACCATCCTGGTTGGCAACAGCCAGATAGCCATTACAGGTTCAGCGACCTTTAAACTAATTCTTGCTGATTATTTTGCGACGTCAGAAGAAGAAATCAAGCTCGACACCGTTCCCAATATTTTCAAGACCTGGAACAAACTGCACGCTGAACTCAAAGAACATTATTTTCTCCAGACTGAGGAAGATAAAGACGATGAACTGGAGTCTACCCGCATGGATGTGCTGATTGCCAACCCATTCGGTATTTTCGGTGTTGCTGCACACCGGACAGTCCAGGAATTTTCAAAGTATTATGCTTATGGCAGCGGTAGTGATTACGCACTTGGCGCACTCTACTCCACCTATGATCAAATGGGAAAATCTGCCGAAGAAATAGCACGTCATGCAATCGAGGCTGCGGCTGAATTCGATGATCGTAGTGGATTGCCTATTATTTCCTATAGTATCAAGCTGGTTAACAGCTAATTTATCAAGAAGGAACCATCATGCCCTCTTTTGACATTGTTTCAGAAGTCGAAAAACAGGAAGTTAAAAACGCTGTAGAGCAGACCAATAAAGAGGTCAGCACCCGCTTTGACTTTAAAGGCTCAGATGCACGTGTAGAACAGGCCGAATATGTACTGACAGTTTTCGCGGATGATGATTTCAAGATCACACAGGTGCTGGATGTGCTGAACAATAAATTGATCAAGCGCGGTATAGATATAAAATGCATCGAATTGGGCAAGATAGAAAAAATTAGCGGCAACAAGGTAAAGCAGTCTATAACCGTCAAAACGGGTGTTGAAACTGAACTGGCTAAAAAAATAGTCAGAATTATCAAAGACAGCAAACTCAAGGTTCAGGCCAGCATTCAAGGTGAAACCGTTCGTGTCACAGGGGCCAAGCGAGATCTTCTGCAGGATGCCATCCAGTTAGTAAAAAAATCCATCGGTGACTTTCCGCTTCAATTTGGTAATTTTCGGGAATAGCTTTATTTTCATAGTCTTTAACCCCATACAGGGTGGGTAAACTGACCGGCTATAGTAGCAACCATAAATGCTTTCATAAACCGCCCCACTTTCTTATTTGTTCCCCCTCCCGAATAAAAGTCATTCTGAAAATTGCGCAATGTATTGCGCTTTTACTTTACCAAACAGAAATCAGCATAAAAATAACTGTCAACAAACCCAAACCCTATCCCTAGCCCTGTAAATATGCTATTTATACAAACATTATTGAATTGGTAGATTTGCCGGTTAACTATGCCTGACAACGAAAACACAACACAATCACTTGTGATCACGTCTGAAGATGATAGCCAATATTTGGTGACATCGCAGGTTGAGATTATTTTCATCATGCGTGACCTGATTGAAAAAAAATCCATGTTCACCATTTATTTCAATTCCGGGAAAAGTTTCATTCTTTCGGTCTTGTTGACTGTATTACCCGACAGGGTTGAATTTGTGTTTGATTGTGGCGGCAATGATGCTATGAACGCGCAGCTATTGAAAAGTGAAAGGCTGATTTTTGTTGCCACCATAAACGGCGTCAAAGTCCAGTTTGCGACAGACAAAGCCAGAGCGATTCAATTCAAAGGCAGAGATGCTTTTATTGCGCATCTACCAAAACAACTACTTCGGCTACAGCGTAGAGAATATTACCGACTGGAAGTACCAGGTTTTGCTCGCATAGGCTGCGACATTCCTGAGCTCTCAGGCGATTCTGCAATTATTCTGGCAGTTCGCGATATCAGTCTTGGTGGCCTCGGCCTTTTCACCAATAAACAGCTTGATAGCAGCGCTATCATGGAAACATTCCACGACTGTCATCTAGACCTGAAAAATGCCGGTACCATCACAGTAGATCTTGAAGTGAGAATTGCCATTGCACTATCCCAAAATAAAAGTGGTCTGGCTACGCGCGTGGGTTGCAGATTTGCAAAGATCACACCTGCTAATCAGGCAATACTACAACGATTTATAGTTATGGTAGAAAAAGAAGAACATGATTTGTTTTCTAAATAACACCGCTCTACTCGCCTATCCCCTAAAATAACAAACACGCTCGTTACTGTACGTATTCATACCTATTACGCGTGTTATGTCCATTTTTTTTCAAAAGCCGCCAATATTCAATCCAACACCTTGCCTCCACTTGTCATTCTGCAGGCATAGAACTATCACAAATAAAATAAATATGGTATTTATACATAAATATCGATATTAAATCAGGCAAAACAGCCAACGCTATGCCCATTAAAGATAATACAACACAGCCGCTCCAAGCTTCGGGGGATGATAGCCAGTATCTTGTTCATACTCAAAATGAAATCGCTTTCATTATGCGTGAATCCATCGAAAAAAAAGCCATGTTCACTGCCTATTTCAACCGAGGGTCAGAATTTATTCTGACCTCTCTGCTAACCGTACTTCCTGGGCGGGGTGCTTTTATATTTGATTGCGGCAGCAAAGACAATGCGAATAAAAAATTACTCGAAAGTGACAGAGTCATATTTGTCACCACCTTGAACGGTATCAAAATTCAGTTTGTGGCAACAGATGTCCGTGAAGTTCAATACAAGGGTAGTGATGCATTAATCGCAAAATTGCCAAGGCAATTGCTCCGTCTGCAACGTCGCGAATTTTTTCGATTGGAAATACCTGGATTTGCTAAAATACATTGCGAAATTCCTGACTCATTAAACAACACAACCACCTCGTTGCACATCCATGACATCAGCCTTGGCGGTCTTTCTCTGAACGCCACCAAACGCTTTGAAAAGAGTGTCGTACTGGAGAAATTCCGCCACTGCCAAATTACGCTGAAAGAGTTTGGTGTCATTACCGTTGATATTGAAGTACGTTACACGATAGTACTGACACAGCCCCGGGGCGAGCCCGTTACACGCATCGGATGCCGCTTCATCAGCATCACTCCTCACGATCAGGTGTTGATTCAAAGGTACATGGCAGCAGTAGAGACTGAAGAGCGGGGATTAATGCCTGAAAAACCTTGAGCTACAGGTGTTTTACCCTTGAGAGTCGAATTCCGCTACCTACAGTTACACTTTCAATCTTCCAAACGATGCGACTCTTCACCAAGCTCACCTGTTTCAGGATCAATCCAGTCCGATATACCCAGTTCATCTTCTACTTCCTTTAGCGTTTCTCCAGGTTCGAAGTCAGATTCAGGGTTGTACTGCATATCCTGAACGGCCTCATTCAATGTTGCAAAAGGGCCAAATAACTGGTCGGTCACTTTATCTTGCCAGAAAAAACCATCGGGTCGTTCAATTACGCGTGTTTCATCAAAGTTAGGTGGCGTTTCTGGAATATCACTACCCATTTTCATATCCCTCTCCTTCAATCTAAACAACTAACATCGCAATCTATTCTTCCTTCAAGGAAAAACAGGCTACCCCTGTTTTGGTTAGAGCCGAATCAAGCTATCCACAGAGGAACCTGATTCTTTAGTTTAATAATAACAACTCCATAGTTTACTTTCCACCTGAAATCAATCAGGTAAAAACAACTTTGCCCTACCATAAACAGAAACAGGGGGTTCTGGAACCTTCTCGCCTTAATATGTTTAAATTTACAAGACCCAAAAGTAAGAAATCTGCATGGACCCAGCTTCATGAAGAGCAGGTACATCATTTCAATACATTTCCAGTTCACAAGTTATTCCTTGGCAACATTGCTGCCAATAACTGAATAGCCCTATTCGCCGTCACTGTATTTTGATCGCGATCAGGATTATATTCAACGACTTCAATCCCCAGCAAATTGACACATTCTTTTATTTGCTTAAGCGCATCCAGCAATTCCACGCCCATAATACCATCCGGAGAAGGGCTGCCTACTCCAGGGTCTTCAAAGGGATCAAGCGCATCCAAATCAATGCTGACACCAAATCCAGCGGTACCTTGCTGAGCTATATTCAAAGCATCTTGCATGACCACACCGACACCACGACGGCGTACTTCATCCATAAAAAAAATCCGCACACCAAGCTTTTTGAGTAACTCAGACTCACCCGCTTCAAAACTGCGCACACCAACCAGGCACACATGTTGCGGTAAAAGTTTGGGATAAAAACCGCCAAGCTCAACAAGAGAAGTAATGCCATAACCTAACAAACAAGCTAAAGGCATACCGTGTAAGGCACCGCTTGGCGATGTTTCTGGTGTGTGGCTATCCATATGGGCATCAATCCAGATCAACCCGAGGGGCCCGCTATTCCGGGTAGCCAAAACAACGCCACTCCATGTGCCTATCGCACAGGAATGATCACCCCCTAAAATAACCGGCAAGCTGCCATTGACAATCATGCCACTGACTTTACCGGCCAGCCTCTCACAAAGTGAGGATATCAGGTGTATTTTATTCTTTTCAGGCACGGGAAAAAGAGTTTCATCCCAAGCTACCGAAATTCCATCAGCCAGGAGCTGCGCTTGAAGGCCATGTTCGCGAAGCACCTCTGGGCCCTTGGCGCATCCTTGATCCTGTGCGCCCCAACCCGAAGCCACACCAATTATTTTAATATCTCGCATACCATTCACTATAGCAACGCATTGTTTCAAAGTCTCGATTTTGCATAAATTCAGCCAAATACGTTATGATTAACCGATGAGCCTTGAACAACCTCAATTCCTGAACAGTCAAAAACCGACTGTCAGCCACTTGATGAAGCTAACCGCATTATTTTTGGCGGGCCTGCTAGCTTCCTGCGCCAGTGCGCCACCCACAAACAAATCTAACCTAAAGGGATATCAAATCACTTTACAGGACCCTGCAAAGAGCAAAGAAGTGGTTATGTATGCTATGGGGCTGATGGGCATAGACTACCAGTTTGGCGGCTCCAACCCAGAGAGTGGACTGGACTGTAGTGGCATGGTCAGCTACATTTTTAACAACGCACTAGGCATGAGCCTCCCACATAACGCTCAACAAATTGCCCAGCTAGGCCGGGAAATCCCCCTTGCTAAAATGCAACCTGGCGATCTGGTCTTCTTTAACACACTAAATCGTTCTTTCTCCCATGTGGGCATTTATATCGGCGATGATCGATTTATTCATGCACCCAGTACAAATGGTAAAATCCGCATCAGCAGCCTTAAAACCAGCTATTACGCTCAACGCGTTGAAGCCGCAAGAAGTTTTTTCTATTGAACAGCTAAGCGGCCTGGCCTTGTTAACCTCAATCTCTTGGCTGAGTAAGGGGCGTTTC is part of the Sulfurirhabdus autotrophica genome and encodes:
- a CDS encoding arginase, whose product is MRDIKIIGVASGWGAQDQGCAKGPEVLREHGLQAQLLADGISVAWDETLFPVPEKNKIHLISSLCERLAGKVSGMIVNGSLPVILGGDHSCAIGTWSGVVLATRNSGPLGLIWIDAHMDSHTPETSPSGALHGMPLACLLGYGITSLVELGGFYPKLLPQHVCLVGVRSFEAGESELLKKLGVRIFFMDEVRRRGVGVVMQDALNIAQQGTAGFGVSIDLDALDPFEDPGVGSPSPDGIMGVELLDALKQIKECVNLLGIEVVEYNPDRDQNTVTANRAIQLLAAMLPRNNL
- a CDS encoding aspartate aminotransferase family protein, coding for MSHLMNTYARLPVAFVRGEGVWLWDENGKRYLDAVAGVAVNGLGHAHPKLTHAICEQAKTLIHTSNLYGVKKQEELADKLASISGMDEVFFCNSGAEANEAAIKIARLYGHGKGIEIPTIIVMEKSFHGRTMATLTATGSRKVQAGFEPLLSGFVRVPYDDIEAITQVAAHNKNIVAILVEPVQGEGGVHIPTPLTDYFTALRRVCDENGWLLMLDEVQTGIARTGTWFAHQHTAIKPDVMSLAKGLGSGMPIGACLTAGKAKDTFKPGNHGSTFGGNPLACAAALATLAAIEEQNLREHSVELGQYIQDGFNKSLAGIAGVTQVRGLGLMIGIELDRPCGELVKLALAKGLLINVTADKVVRLLPPMIMSQEEAAQLIDILSALIKEFLSHH
- a CDS encoding YajQ family cyclic di-GMP-binding protein, coding for MPSFDIVSEVEKQEVKNAVEQTNKEVSTRFDFKGSDARVEQAEYVLTVFADDDFKITQVLDVLNNKLIKRGIDIKCIELGKIEKISGNKVKQSITVKTGVETELAKKIVRIIKDSKLKVQASIQGETVRVTGAKRDLLQDAIQLVKKSIGDFPLQFGNFRE
- a CDS encoding flagellar brake protein; translated protein: MPIKDNTTQPLQASGDDSQYLVHTQNEIAFIMRESIEKKAMFTAYFNRGSEFILTSLLTVLPGRGAFIFDCGSKDNANKKLLESDRVIFVTTLNGIKIQFVATDVREVQYKGSDALIAKLPRQLLRLQRREFFRLEIPGFAKIHCEIPDSLNNTTTSLHIHDISLGGLSLNATKRFEKSVVLEKFRHCQITLKEFGVITVDIEVRYTIVLTQPRGEPVTRIGCRFISITPHDQVLIQRYMAAVETEERGLMPEKP
- a CDS encoding argininosuccinate synthase translates to MSEIKKVVLAYSGGLDTSVILKWLQDVYQCEIVTFTADIGQGEELEPAREKAKKFGVKEIYIDDLREEFVRDFVFPMFRANTIYEGEYLLGTSIARPLIAKRLIEIARDTKADAISHGATGKGNDQVRFELGAYALNPDIKVIAPWREWDLLSREKLLAYAEQHGIPVEMKHKAGGSPYSMDANLLHISYEGRHLEDPAAEPEDDMWRWTVSPEKAPDQAEYLDVEYKYGDPVALNGKQLSAADLLAELNRIGGKHGIGRLDLVENRYVGMKARGCYETPGGTIMLKAHRAIESITLDREVAHLKDELMPRYASLIYNGYWWSPEREMLQTMINHSQVNVNGWVRVKLYKGNVTVVGRDSKTNSLFDPGIATFEDDQGAYNQADAAGFIKLNALRLRIAAKFKNKAK
- a CDS encoding C40 family peptidase encodes the protein MSLEQPQFLNSQKPTVSHLMKLTALFLAGLLASCASAPPTNKSNLKGYQITLQDPAKSKEVVMYAMGLMGIDYQFGGSNPESGLDCSGMVSYIFNNALGMSLPHNAQQIAQLGREIPLAKMQPGDLVFFNTLNRSFSHVGIYIGDDRFIHAPSTNGKIRISSLKTSYYAQRVEAARSFFY
- the ppnP gene encoding pyrimidine/purine nucleoside phosphorylase, with amino-acid sequence MSQFDNVNVVKKANVYFDGKCVSHTVNFPDGTKKTIGVIFPSKLVFNTGAPEIMEINSGECKVKLAGENEWKTYKTGEKFTVPGNSSFDIETVEMLDYVCHFC
- a CDS encoding DUF2283 domain-containing protein, with product MNIVYFEETDSLYIELVPQEATGAWEAAPGVIINYGADGQPVGIEIDQASEKANLDSLKIGNFPGLVENITKRDLTH
- a CDS encoding flagellar brake protein; translated protein: MPDNENTTQSLVITSEDDSQYLVTSQVEIIFIMRDLIEKKSMFTIYFNSGKSFILSVLLTVLPDRVEFVFDCGGNDAMNAQLLKSERLIFVATINGVKVQFATDKARAIQFKGRDAFIAHLPKQLLRLQRREYYRLEVPGFARIGCDIPELSGDSAIILAVRDISLGGLGLFTNKQLDSSAIMETFHDCHLDLKNAGTITVDLEVRIAIALSQNKSGLATRVGCRFAKITPANQAILQRFIVMVEKEEHDLFSK
- the argF gene encoding ornithine carbamoyltransferase; amino-acid sequence: MQVKHFLQLKDLEQSELDYLFKRARTMKQRLGKGELYQPLRAKTLAMLFEKNSTRTRVSFEVGMNQLGGSAMFLSPRDTQLGRGEPIEDVAEVISRMVDIVMIRTFEQDIVERFAAHSKVPVINGLTDEYHPCQILADIFTYIEKRGSIKGKTVAWIGDSNNVCNTWLQAAKILDFNMHIATPPEYEVEPERGESFESMHMECFSDPHDAARDADLVTTDVWTSMGYEDETEDRKQDFQDFRVDEEMMALAKPDALFMHCLPAHRGEEVSAGVIDGPQSVVWDEAENRLHTQKALVEYLLLGKIKEQ